Proteins encoded together in one Gigantopelta aegis isolate Gae_Host chromosome 8, Gae_host_genome, whole genome shotgun sequence window:
- the LOC121379431 gene encoding uncharacterized protein LOC121379431 isoform X1, whose translation MAEGGSTSSMDVSSSVTNTGTGLIQHPSDQPSLTSQHQPNVSLDQIEKYFESKSPISCLMEYASKMQCRVTFEESGNEDPVAKFACLCTVNGIRYPRGIGNSKKDAKTDAARKAYIQILSVEAFPAEQSVPVVSIHQQAASCGELKPVPQDLITAFMKETKSSISCVNEYASKMNYKVIFDEREDPVAKFICVCTINGISYPQGIGKSKKHAKTEAARIAFTSVSGLSQEHVNIRDSKSCHGDLPSIQQPQRVPVDLIKEFKSGKQPVSCINEYAARMKVTVGFKEEHCGKGDSVKKFSCVCAVDGVDYSTGFGYTKKEAKTEAARIAFTDIAGSDLLEVGTEVGADRSLNEQTVAKFIASEPAHEAASDETTKKSLDLQQLSHSLDGTDRSLNEQTVAKVIASESAHEAASDETNKSIGLQQLSHSLGSMSLGQKSKESSPVLASSRPNTSSVVKDVTLNPQLHVGEHTSRQTPGIEPSPSAGSVYQEQRSADAEKHEAESGCSQ comes from the exons ATGGCCGAGGGTGGTTCAACCAGCTCTATGGATGTGTCTAGTTCTGTGACAAATACAGGTACAG GGTTGATACAACACCCATCTGATCAGCCATCACTGACATCTCAGCATCAACCAAACGTGTCATTAGATCAGATAGAGAAATATTTCGAGAGCAAATCTCCCATCAGCTGTCTTATGGAGTATGCTTCAAAGATGCAATGCAGAGTGACGTTTGAAGAGAGTGGAAATGAAGACCCAGTAGCAAAGTTTGCTTGTTTGTGTACTGTTAATGGAATCCGATACCCACGAGGGATTGGAAACTCGAAAAAAGATGCAAAGACAGATGCAGCTAGAAAAGCTTATATACAGATTCTTA GTGTAGAAGCATTCCCAGCTGAACAGTCAGTGCCGGTAGTATCTATTCACCAACAAGCagccagttgtggagaactgaAACCAGTGCCTCAAGACCTTATTACTGCCTTTATGAAAGAAACTAAATCGTCAATCTCCTGTGTCAATGAGTATGCATCAAAGATGAATTATAAAGTGATATTTGATGAGAGAGAAGACCCAGTAGCAAAGTTCATTTGTGTGTGTACTATTAACGGAATTAGCTACCCACAAGGGATTGGAAAGTCGAAAAAACATGCAAAGACGGAAGCAGCTAGAATTGCTTTTACCTCCGTGAGTGGCTTATCTCAAGAGCACGTGAATATAAGAG ATTCGAAGTCGTGCCATGGTGACTTGCCATCCATTCAACAGCCACAAAGAGTACCTGTAGACCTGATAAAGGAATTTAAATCGGGAAAACAACCTGTCAGCTGTATTAATGAATATGCAGCAAGAATGAAAGTTACAGTGGGGTTTAAAGAAGAACACTGTGGTAAAGGCGATTCAGTCAAAAAGTTCAGTTGTGTCTGTGCCGTCGATGGTGTTGACTACTCAACCGGATTTGGATACACCAAGAAAGAAGCAAAGACAGAGGCAGCTCGAATTGCTTTTACTGACATCGCTGGCTCAGATCTATTGGAAGTGGGAACAGAAG ttGGTGCGGACAGATCACTGAATGAACAGACAGTAGCGAAATTCATAGCGTCCGAGCCAGCACACGAAGCAGCATCTGACGAAACAACCAAAAAGTCCCTCGATCTTCAGCAACTAAGTCACTCACTGG ATGGTACGGACAGATCACTGAATGAACAGACAGTAGCAAAGGTCATAGCGTCCGAGTCAGCACATGAAGCAGCATCTGATGAAACGAACAAGTCCATTGGCCTTCAGCAACTAAGTCACTCACTGGGCTCAATGTCCCTAGGGCAGAAATCAAAAG aAAGTTCTCCAGTGCTGGCCAGTTCACGACCTAATACATCGTCAGTGGTGAAGGACGTCACTTTAAACCCCCAGCTACATGTAGGTGAACACACCAGCAGACAGACCCCTGGTATTGAACCAAGTCCCTCGGCAGGCTCAGTGTACCAGGAACAGAGGTCAGCAGATGCAGAGAAACATGAGGCTGAATcag GCTGCAGCCAATGA
- the LOC121379431 gene encoding uncharacterized protein LOC121379431 isoform X2 → MAEGGSTSSMDVSSSVTNTGLIQHPSDQPSLTSQHQPNVSLDQIEKYFESKSPISCLMEYASKMQCRVTFEESGNEDPVAKFACLCTVNGIRYPRGIGNSKKDAKTDAARKAYIQILSVEAFPAEQSVPVVSIHQQAASCGELKPVPQDLITAFMKETKSSISCVNEYASKMNYKVIFDEREDPVAKFICVCTINGISYPQGIGKSKKHAKTEAARIAFTSVSGLSQEHVNIRDSKSCHGDLPSIQQPQRVPVDLIKEFKSGKQPVSCINEYAARMKVTVGFKEEHCGKGDSVKKFSCVCAVDGVDYSTGFGYTKKEAKTEAARIAFTDIAGSDLLEVGTEVGADRSLNEQTVAKFIASEPAHEAASDETTKKSLDLQQLSHSLDGTDRSLNEQTVAKVIASESAHEAASDETNKSIGLQQLSHSLGSMSLGQKSKESSPVLASSRPNTSSVVKDVTLNPQLHVGEHTSRQTPGIEPSPSAGSVYQEQRSADAEKHEAESGCSQ, encoded by the exons ATGGCCGAGGGTGGTTCAACCAGCTCTATGGATGTGTCTAGTTCTGTGACAAATACAG GGTTGATACAACACCCATCTGATCAGCCATCACTGACATCTCAGCATCAACCAAACGTGTCATTAGATCAGATAGAGAAATATTTCGAGAGCAAATCTCCCATCAGCTGTCTTATGGAGTATGCTTCAAAGATGCAATGCAGAGTGACGTTTGAAGAGAGTGGAAATGAAGACCCAGTAGCAAAGTTTGCTTGTTTGTGTACTGTTAATGGAATCCGATACCCACGAGGGATTGGAAACTCGAAAAAAGATGCAAAGACAGATGCAGCTAGAAAAGCTTATATACAGATTCTTA GTGTAGAAGCATTCCCAGCTGAACAGTCAGTGCCGGTAGTATCTATTCACCAACAAGCagccagttgtggagaactgaAACCAGTGCCTCAAGACCTTATTACTGCCTTTATGAAAGAAACTAAATCGTCAATCTCCTGTGTCAATGAGTATGCATCAAAGATGAATTATAAAGTGATATTTGATGAGAGAGAAGACCCAGTAGCAAAGTTCATTTGTGTGTGTACTATTAACGGAATTAGCTACCCACAAGGGATTGGAAAGTCGAAAAAACATGCAAAGACGGAAGCAGCTAGAATTGCTTTTACCTCCGTGAGTGGCTTATCTCAAGAGCACGTGAATATAAGAG ATTCGAAGTCGTGCCATGGTGACTTGCCATCCATTCAACAGCCACAAAGAGTACCTGTAGACCTGATAAAGGAATTTAAATCGGGAAAACAACCTGTCAGCTGTATTAATGAATATGCAGCAAGAATGAAAGTTACAGTGGGGTTTAAAGAAGAACACTGTGGTAAAGGCGATTCAGTCAAAAAGTTCAGTTGTGTCTGTGCCGTCGATGGTGTTGACTACTCAACCGGATTTGGATACACCAAGAAAGAAGCAAAGACAGAGGCAGCTCGAATTGCTTTTACTGACATCGCTGGCTCAGATCTATTGGAAGTGGGAACAGAAG ttGGTGCGGACAGATCACTGAATGAACAGACAGTAGCGAAATTCATAGCGTCCGAGCCAGCACACGAAGCAGCATCTGACGAAACAACCAAAAAGTCCCTCGATCTTCAGCAACTAAGTCACTCACTGG ATGGTACGGACAGATCACTGAATGAACAGACAGTAGCAAAGGTCATAGCGTCCGAGTCAGCACATGAAGCAGCATCTGATGAAACGAACAAGTCCATTGGCCTTCAGCAACTAAGTCACTCACTGGGCTCAATGTCCCTAGGGCAGAAATCAAAAG aAAGTTCTCCAGTGCTGGCCAGTTCACGACCTAATACATCGTCAGTGGTGAAGGACGTCACTTTAAACCCCCAGCTACATGTAGGTGAACACACCAGCAGACAGACCCCTGGTATTGAACCAAGTCCCTCGGCAGGCTCAGTGTACCAGGAACAGAGGTCAGCAGATGCAGAGAAACATGAGGCTGAATcag GCTGCAGCCAATGA